The Flammeovirgaceae bacterium genome contains a region encoding:
- a CDS encoding sigma-70 family RNA polymerase sigma factor — protein sequence MEDKELLSKIRNPETRDYGFNMLVRTYQQRVYYHIRKMVIDHDDADDLTQEVFIKIHRHIDTFREDAQLFTWIYRIATNECLSFLQKKKRRFFLPIGDVKSELVSKVDQAPHISGDDIQKKLQKAIIKLPEKQRLVFNMKYYDDLSYEQIAEITNTSVGALKASYHHAVKKIEEFLEE from the coding sequence GTGGAAGATAAGGAGTTACTCTCCAAAATCCGCAATCCGGAAACCCGGGATTACGGCTTCAACATGCTGGTTCGCACCTACCAGCAACGGGTGTACTATCATATACGGAAAATGGTTATCGACCATGATGATGCCGATGATCTGACCCAGGAAGTGTTCATTAAAATACATCGGCATATCGATACCTTCCGCGAAGACGCGCAACTCTTTACCTGGATTTACCGGATTGCCACCAATGAATGCCTGAGTTTTCTGCAAAAGAAAAAAAGACGTTTCTTCCTGCCCATTGGCGATGTTAAGAGCGAACTGGTTTCAAAAGTAGACCAGGCACCTCACATCAGCGGAGACGATATTCAGAAAAAACTTCAAAAGGCCATCATCAAACTACCCGAAAAACAGCGGCTTGTTTTTAATATGAAATACTATGACGATCTTTCCTATGAACAGATAGCAGAGATTACCAACACCAGCGTAGGCGCCCTGAAGGCAAGCTACCACCATGCCGTAAAGAAAATTGAAGAATTTCTGGAGGAATGA
- a CDS encoding aminotransferase class V-fold PLP-dependent enzyme, with translation MKQKIIFTPGPSQLYFTVEDHIRKAFRDGIPSLSHRSKTFEEIFIRATAGLRSLLGIPEHFHIVFTASATEIWERCIQNLVAEQSAHYVNGAFGKRFFETAGQLGKKAEAITASDDEGFTTQQTHDSAELIALTHNETSTGVSLPMAFINGFRETNPQALIAVDAVSSLPYPEFDFTKIDSLFFSVQKGFGLPAGLGVWIVNTRCLERAEQIKSKGALIGTYHNLPSLVSYARKNQTPETPNVLGIYLLAMVVEDMLRRGIKAIRNETEYKAAILYQALEANRFIKPFVRKTEWRSKTVVVADCGTYTKSLTEYLMQKGIQPGEGYGSYHAMQLRFANFPAHSKEQVELLVDLLQNFEP, from the coding sequence ATGAAGCAAAAAATAATTTTCACGCCCGGGCCATCCCAGCTTTACTTTACCGTAGAAGATCATATCCGAAAAGCTTTTCGCGATGGTATTCCTTCGCTCTCTCACCGGAGTAAAACATTCGAGGAAATTTTTATCCGCGCAACAGCCGGGCTTCGGAGTTTGCTGGGCATCCCTGAGCATTTTCATATTGTATTTACCGCTTCTGCTACTGAGATATGGGAACGATGCATTCAAAACCTGGTTGCTGAACAATCAGCACATTATGTAAACGGGGCCTTTGGTAAACGTTTCTTCGAAACAGCAGGTCAGCTTGGTAAAAAAGCGGAGGCTATAACTGCATCGGATGACGAGGGCTTTACTACACAGCAGACCCATGATTCAGCCGAACTCATTGCGCTTACCCACAACGAAACCAGTACTGGCGTATCACTTCCAATGGCATTCATTAACGGCTTCCGTGAAACAAATCCGCAAGCCCTGATTGCAGTCGATGCCGTATCATCCCTGCCCTACCCTGAATTCGATTTTACAAAAATTGATTCCCTGTTCTTTTCCGTTCAAAAAGGTTTTGGTTTGCCGGCCGGCCTGGGTGTATGGATTGTAAATACCAGGTGCCTTGAGCGAGCAGAGCAAATAAAATCAAAAGGTGCTCTGATAGGAACTTACCATAACCTGCCTTCACTGGTAAGCTATGCCAGAAAAAATCAAACTCCTGAAACGCCAAACGTGTTGGGTATATACCTGTTGGCAATGGTTGTTGAAGACATGCTCCGCAGGGGTATCAAAGCCATCCGAAATGAAACAGAATACAAAGCTGCTATTCTATACCAGGCGCTGGAAGCAAACCGCTTTATTAAGCCTTTTGTCCGTAAAACGGAATGGCGATCCAAAACAGTAGTAGTAGCCGATTGCGGTACTTACACCAAATCACTAACTGAATACCTTATGCAAAAAGGCATTCAACCGGGCGAAGGATATGGTTCTTATCACGCTATGCAACTGCGGTTCGCTAATTTTCCGGCCCATTCAAAAGAGCAGGTTGAACTTTTGGTTGACCTGCTGCAAAATTTTGAACCTTAA
- the serA gene encoding phosphoglycerate dehydrogenase: MKLNKFIVIDFDSTFTKVEAFDLLADISLDGSPEKESIKKQIADITNQGMDGTISFRESLEKRIQLLAPKRHQLVQLAERLKSQVSESFKRNKDFFKKYADNIYVISNGFHVFIDPVVTDFGIKPENILANRFHFDEQGNVVGFDKDNPLSANNGKVEQLKRLNLPGDVYVIGDGYTDYEIKLAGLANKFYAFTENVERNGILDKADHITPSLDEFLYLNKLNTAISYPKNRINVLLLENIHPVAVEILKADGFNVETYPAALTEEELCKRIKNVSVLGIRSKTQVTKKVLEQANRLMAIGAFCIGTNQIDLKEATKKGVAVFNAPFSNTRSVVELAIAEMIVLMRNLVDKSNKMHRGSWDKSAQGSFEIRGKKLGIVGYGNIGTQLSVLAESLGMNVLYYDIEEKLALGNATKCKSLKELLQKADVVSLHIDGRESNTNYFGTQQFEWMKKGAIFINLSRGHVVDIAALKQAIESGKLAGCAIDVFPYEPVSNNEEFISELRGLPNTILTPHIGGSTLEAQENIGHFVPGKFQDYINTGSTSNSVNFPNLTLPTLENAHRLIHIHDNVPGILARINQVLANHNINIVGQYLKTNELIGYVITDIDKEYDPEVIKELRGIEHTIKFRVLY; this comes from the coding sequence ATGAAGCTCAATAAGTTCATCGTAATCGATTTCGACAGCACCTTTACCAAGGTTGAAGCATTTGATCTGCTGGCCGACATCAGCCTGGACGGTAGCCCGGAGAAAGAATCCATCAAAAAGCAAATTGCCGACATTACCAACCAGGGTATGGACGGTACCATCTCCTTCCGCGAGTCGCTCGAAAAGCGTATACAACTGCTCGCACCCAAACGACACCAACTGGTGCAGTTAGCCGAACGGTTAAAAAGCCAGGTATCCGAATCGTTTAAGCGCAATAAAGATTTTTTTAAAAAGTATGCCGATAACATTTACGTTATCTCCAATGGTTTCCATGTGTTTATCGATCCGGTAGTTACTGATTTTGGCATCAAGCCCGAAAACATCCTCGCTAATCGTTTCCATTTCGATGAACAGGGCAATGTAGTTGGTTTCGATAAAGATAATCCCCTATCGGCCAACAACGGAAAAGTTGAACAACTCAAGCGCCTCAATCTGCCGGGCGATGTGTATGTAATTGGCGATGGGTATACCGATTACGAAATAAAACTGGCCGGACTGGCCAATAAATTCTATGCATTTACTGAAAATGTGGAGCGCAACGGTATTCTGGATAAAGCCGATCACATTACGCCCAGTCTGGATGAATTTCTTTATCTGAATAAACTGAACACAGCCATCTCCTATCCGAAAAACCGGATCAATGTACTGCTCCTCGAAAACATTCACCCCGTTGCCGTAGAGATACTGAAAGCTGATGGTTTTAATGTAGAAACGTATCCGGCCGCCTTAACGGAGGAGGAACTTTGCAAACGGATTAAAAATGTGAGTGTGCTGGGCATCCGCTCAAAAACGCAGGTAACAAAAAAGGTGCTTGAGCAGGCTAACCGCCTGATGGCCATTGGCGCTTTCTGCATCGGCACCAACCAGATTGACCTGAAAGAGGCTACCAAAAAAGGCGTTGCCGTATTTAATGCGCCATTCAGCAACACACGCTCGGTGGTTGAACTGGCTATTGCCGAAATGATAGTACTGATGCGTAACCTGGTAGATAAGTCGAACAAAATGCATCGCGGTAGTTGGGATAAATCGGCACAGGGAAGTTTTGAAATACGCGGAAAGAAATTAGGCATTGTAGGTTACGGAAACATTGGCACCCAGCTTTCGGTACTGGCCGAATCGCTGGGCATGAACGTGCTCTATTATGATATTGAAGAAAAACTGGCACTGGGCAATGCTACCAAATGCAAATCATTAAAAGAACTGCTTCAGAAAGCCGATGTAGTGTCATTGCATATTGACGGGCGCGAATCGAACACAAACTACTTTGGAACGCAGCAATTTGAATGGATGAAGAAAGGAGCCATATTCATCAACCTGAGCCGCGGCCATGTAGTGGATATTGCCGCACTAAAACAAGCTATTGAATCGGGAAAACTTGCCGGTTGCGCCATTGACGTGTTTCCGTACGAACCGGTTAGCAACAACGAAGAATTCATCTCTGAATTACGCGGTTTGCCGAATACTATCCTCACTCCGCATATTGGCGGCAGCACACTCGAAGCCCAGGAAAACATCGGGCATTTTGTGCCGGGTAAATTCCAGGATTATATAAACACAGGCAGCACATCAAACAGTGTGAATTTCCCGAACTTAACATTACCTACACTGGAGAATGCCCATCGCCTTATCCACATTCATGATAATGTGCCCGGCATACTGGCCAGGATAAATCAGGTGCTGGCCAACCATAACATTAACATTGTAGGACAGTACCTGAAAACCAATGAACTGATTGGTTACGTAATTACCGACATTGACAAGGAGTACGACCCCGAGGTGATTAAAGAATTACGCGGCATTGAGCATACGATTAAATTCAGGGTGCTCTATTAA